Proteins encoded by one window of Moorella humiferrea:
- a CDS encoding PadR family transcriptional regulator, whose amino-acid sequence MDYTAREYWNGIIKMCLSRFFILRVLYTQPMHGYEIARTVAEVTKGCCTPTEGTIYPVLREFEEGGYVTSAVEIAGGRERKVYTLTPKGQEAFRVAVDAWREVTNYILQAIKVPEDRE is encoded by the coding sequence GTGGACTATACCGCTCGCGAATACTGGAACGGCATCATCAAGATGTGCTTGTCGCGTTTTTTTATCCTGCGCGTCCTCTACACCCAGCCTATGCACGGCTACGAGATAGCCCGCACCGTAGCTGAAGTCACCAAGGGCTGCTGTACGCCCACCGAGGGTACGATTTACCCGGTTCTCCGAGAGTTCGAAGAGGGTGGCTACGTAACTTCTGCCGTTGAGATAGCCGGAGGCCGGGAACGCAAGGTTTATACCCTTACTCCAAAAGGACAGGAAGCCTTCCGCGTCGCCGTCGATGCCTGGCGGGAGGTTACCAATTATATTTTACAGGCAATAAAGGTCCCAGAAGATCGCGAGTAA
- a CDS encoding DUF169 domain-containing protein, which produces MKEILNLKREPVGVKFIKDTDKQVLKDQYDGETKTRYCQALMRAGNGEKILITAENISCPASAAAFGLKPLAEALATGQMLYNMGLFATPEAGKNAMGSMTRLKLGEYSGVILSPLANIEIQPDVVVVESFPEHLMWLALASIYETGERLEFNSAIFQATCVDATVIPFVTGKINCSLGCFGCREATNIEDSENLLGIPYDQLDYVVKNLEKLSLKPMVRARAKQAFHSFSGCGN; this is translated from the coding sequence ATGAAAGAAATCTTAAACCTCAAAAGGGAACCAGTGGGCGTTAAATTTATCAAAGATACGGATAAGCAGGTACTTAAAGATCAATATGACGGGGAAACCAAAACCAGATACTGTCAGGCTTTAATGCGAGCCGGAAATGGCGAAAAGATCCTGATAACAGCCGAAAACATCTCCTGCCCGGCATCGGCAGCCGCCTTTGGCTTAAAACCCCTGGCCGAAGCACTCGCAACAGGTCAAATGCTTTACAACATGGGGCTTTTTGCGACGCCAGAAGCGGGCAAGAATGCCATGGGTAGCATGACCAGGCTGAAATTAGGAGAATATAGTGGCGTTATTTTAAGCCCGCTGGCAAATATTGAAATACAGCCGGATGTTGTGGTAGTGGAATCCTTCCCAGAGCATCTCATGTGGCTGGCACTGGCCTCTATTTATGAAACCGGCGAACGGCTAGAATTTAACTCGGCAATATTCCAGGCAACATGCGTTGATGCAACGGTAATCCCCTTTGTGACAGGAAAAATAAATTGCAGCCTAGGTTGTTTCGGTTGCCGGGAAGCGACCAACATTGAAGACAGCGAAAATTTGTTGGGAATACCCTATGACCAATTGGATTACGTTGTTAAAAATCTGGAAAAATTATCCCTCAAACCAATGGTTCGGGCCAGAGCCAAGCAAGCGTTTCATTCCTTCAGCGGCTGCGGGAATTAA
- a CDS encoding thioredoxin family protein has translation MVIKVLGTGCARCKALEQNVMNALAEMGVAADVEKVTDLNKITDYGVMMTPGLVVNEKVKVFGRVPDKEEIKKLIQEEIGQ, from the coding sequence ATGGTAATTAAAGTCTTAGGTACGGGATGCGCCCGGTGCAAAGCTCTGGAACAAAACGTGATGAATGCCCTGGCGGAAATGGGTGTGGCCGCCGATGTGGAAAAGGTGACGGACCTCAACAAGATAACCGATTACGGCGTTATGATGACACCGGGACTGGTAGTTAACGAAAAGGTTAAAGTGTTCGGCCGGGTGCCCGACAAAGAAGAGATCAAGAAATTGATTCAGGAGGAAATAGGCCAATAA
- a CDS encoding putative zinc-binding protein has protein sequence MATRKLGILPCQGACNVGNMTHKVALKFVDNEKINMVCSLGLPLAIPSIIDMAKANDHFIALNGCPIKCSSKALDKVGITDYEEIVLTGDFGIAKNKNFADETGMDKVEAKVKASIDKFFAD, from the coding sequence ATGGCTACGCGTAAATTAGGTATTCTACCATGTCAGGGCGCCTGTAATGTGGGAAATATGACGCATAAAGTAGCCCTCAAATTTGTAGACAACGAAAAAATCAACATGGTATGTTCCCTAGGACTCCCTCTGGCAATTCCTTCAATTATTGATATGGCCAAGGCCAATGACCATTTTATTGCTTTAAACGGTTGTCCCATTAAATGTTCCTCTAAAGCCCTTGATAAAGTAGGCATTACCGATTATGAAGAAATTGTCCTGACCGGCGATTTCGGTATTGCTAAAAATAAAAATTTCGCCGATGAAACAGGTATGGACAAAGTGGAAGCAAAGGTAAAAGCAAGTATCGATAAATTTTTCGCAGACTAA
- a CDS encoding permease, with protein sequence MGINSLSQAFHFFFTITVELVVLFISVSFLVGLLQEYIPAATIQRVLSGRRGQGNILGAALGAITPFCSCSTIPIMVGLINAGAPFGAASSFLLASPLLNPVILGLFLAFLGWQATVTYAAITFILSVILGAAWEKLGLADQVKRVRISGGHTDNQEPHDFCSRLVRALNGAWHQFIGVLPYLLIGVAIGAFIYGFIPAEFVARVAGPGNPLAVPVAAIIGIPLYIRVETMIPIGMVLLQKGMSLGTLIALIIGGAGASIPEVTLLASIFKPRLVAAFVLTIFTVAVLAGYTFNIIFA encoded by the coding sequence ATGGGCATCAACTCCTTAAGCCAGGCATTTCATTTCTTTTTTACCATTACCGTAGAACTGGTTGTCCTCTTCATCAGTGTCAGCTTCCTGGTTGGTTTGCTGCAGGAATATATACCAGCGGCAACCATCCAGCGGGTCCTCAGCGGTCGCCGGGGCCAGGGCAACATCCTGGGTGCAGCCCTGGGGGCCATTACTCCCTTTTGCTCCTGTTCCACTATCCCGATTATGGTAGGATTGATAAATGCCGGCGCTCCCTTCGGCGCCGCCAGTTCCTTCCTCCTGGCTTCTCCCCTGCTCAATCCCGTCATCCTGGGTTTATTTCTGGCCTTTCTAGGATGGCAGGCGACTGTAACCTACGCGGCTATAACCTTTATTCTTAGCGTCATACTTGGAGCCGCGTGGGAAAAACTCGGTCTTGCCGACCAGGTAAAGAGGGTCCGCATCAGCGGCGGCCACACCGACAACCAGGAACCACATGATTTCTGCTCCCGGTTAGTTCGTGCCCTAAACGGAGCGTGGCACCAGTTTATCGGTGTATTGCCCTATCTCTTAATCGGTGTGGCGATAGGTGCTTTTATCTACGGCTTTATCCCGGCCGAGTTCGTTGCCCGCGTAGCCGGCCCCGGCAACCCCCTGGCCGTCCCCGTGGCGGCAATTATCGGCATCCCCCTTTATATCCGCGTCGAAACCATGATCCCCATCGGTATGGTCCTGCTCCAGAAAGGTATGAGCCTAGGAACCCTTATTGCTTTAATTATCGGCGGCGCCGGGGCCAGCATTCCCGAAGTTACCTTGCTGGCGAGCATCTTTAAGCCTCGCCTGGTAGCGGCCTTCGTTCTTACTATCTTTACCGTCGCCGTCCTGGCCGGATATACATTTAATATAATTTTTGCATGA
- a CDS encoding permease — protein MSKQAKLLLIVAVFLAAYFLPFQHPRMQSAILEAFYMLQEYAREHVLFCLVPALFIAGAMSNFLSSQAVMKYLGPESKKITAYGVGAVSGAILAVCSCTVLPLFMGIYKRGAGLGPAIAFLYSGPAINVLAIILTARVLGWQIGVARALGAVLFSVIIGLIMALLFRGEEKERAKGLLMPEGEKPSRTLGQTVLYFLVLVLILIFAAWGKPAEQAGFWYAVYSVKWYMVITLLLALAVILKAWFKGEELSAWVDSTWDFSIKILPLLFGGVLAAGFLMGRPGVDTGIIPARYVAMVVGGNSLLANFTASVVGAFMYFATLTEVPIVQGLIGSGMGQGPALALLLAGPALSLPSMLVINSVLGFKKTFAYVSLVVIMATLTGMVFGALVG, from the coding sequence ATGAGCAAGCAGGCAAAATTGCTATTAATTGTCGCCGTGTTTTTGGCGGCTTACTTCCTGCCCTTCCAACATCCCCGGATGCAGAGCGCTATCCTGGAAGCCTTCTACATGCTGCAGGAGTATGCTCGGGAACACGTGTTGTTCTGCCTGGTACCGGCCCTTTTCATCGCCGGGGCCATGAGCAATTTCCTTTCCTCCCAGGCGGTCATGAAGTACCTGGGACCTGAGAGTAAAAAAATTACGGCCTACGGCGTCGGTGCCGTATCGGGGGCAATCCTAGCCGTCTGCTCCTGTACTGTCTTACCTTTGTTCATGGGCATATATAAGCGCGGCGCCGGGCTGGGACCGGCCATAGCCTTCCTCTATTCTGGGCCGGCGATAAACGTCCTGGCCATCATCTTAACTGCTCGAGTGCTGGGCTGGCAGATCGGCGTGGCCAGGGCCCTGGGAGCCGTCCTGTTTTCGGTAATAATCGGCCTCATCATGGCCCTGCTCTTCAGGGGCGAAGAAAAGGAACGAGCCAAAGGGCTGCTCATGCCGGAAGGAGAAAAACCATCCCGGACTCTCGGGCAGACGGTTCTTTATTTCCTGGTCCTGGTCCTGATCCTTATCTTTGCCGCCTGGGGTAAACCGGCGGAACAAGCGGGCTTCTGGTACGCGGTTTACAGCGTCAAATGGTACATGGTTATAACGCTTCTCTTAGCCCTGGCCGTTATTTTAAAGGCATGGTTCAAGGGGGAAGAACTGTCGGCCTGGGTGGACTCGACATGGGATTTCAGCATTAAAATCCTGCCCCTCCTTTTCGGCGGCGTGCTGGCGGCCGGGTTCCTCATGGGCAGGCCCGGTGTCGATACCGGCATTATCCCTGCTAGATATGTTGCTATGGTGGTAGGGGGTAACAGCCTCCTGGCCAACTTTACCGCTTCTGTTGTCGGCGCTTTCATGTACTTTGCCACCCTTACGGAAGTGCCGATAGTCCAGGGACTAATAGGGTCCGGAATGGGCCAGGGTCCGGCTTTGGCCCTCCTGCTGGCGGGCCCGGCCTTGAGCCTGCCCAGCATGCTCGTAATCAACAGCGTGCTGGGCTTCAAGAAAACCTTTGCCTACGTCTCCCTGGTAGTCATCATGGCTACCTTGACGGGGATGGTTTTTGGCGCTTTAGTTGGCTAA
- a CDS encoding molybdopterin-dependent oxidoreductase: MTLKIGRREFLKTSALLGGATLLAAEAPSMAGQKGSAAAGPKGTWDSQYDLAQAENMVYGVCLQCNTQCTLKGKLSNGVLVKLDGNPYSPVNYYPQIPYNTSPDVAAKIDGRLCPKGQAGVQTLYDPYRLVKVLKRNGPRGSNKWKTISFEQAVKEIVNGGKLFADIGEDRVVPGFKDVFVAKDAAVFKTLAEDAAKVAGKEMSLADFKSKHAAHLDLLLDPNHPDLGPKNNQFVFMAGRIEPGRSDWTKRFVLNSFGSVNWFEHTTICEQSHHVAYKWATAQYSDGKWSPGPNHMKPDFRWSRFVIFWGTGAFEANFGPTPMAEQITRALTEKGLKIAVVDPRFSKTAAHANWWIPVKPGGDLALALGMIQWILANERYDARALANANRAAAEQDGEKSWTNATWLVKINQDGQPGAFLRAGEVGLADGDKGKNLFVVSRNGRLVAVDPEDKDNPVEGDLFVSAEINGIKVKSALTILKEEAASKNLDELAAEAGVPVQAIIDLAREFTSYGKQAAIDFYRGAVQHTNGYYTAQAIIILNLLIGNVDWRGGLTTGGGSWAAGGGKPGQPFDLGKMHSGKITPWGIKLTREGAYYDRSTLFNGFPAERPWYPLTSDVYQEIIPAAGAGYPYPIKILWLHMGTPVLAAPAGAEQIKILCDTERIPLFIADDIVIGETSMYADYIFPDLTYLERWAFLGAPPSTTTKTTKLRQPIAAPIPETVRVFGEEMPISVEAVMLAIAEALGLPGYGKDGFAPGWDFKRPEDYYLKAAANVAYGDKPGDEVPDADDRELAVFKAARRHLPPAVFNEAAWRQAVGEDRWRKTVYVLNRGGRFEESTGSAGKYVEHPFGKLINLYVEPVATTRDSITGRLFGGVPRLEPVSNSDGTPVKDADYPLQLITFKEIFGGQSRTIGNYWGQVALLPENFILMHRSDGTSLGLRDGDLVKLVSRTNPDGKLDLGPGGVEAVQGKVKLIEGIRPGVIAVSWHYGHWAYGARDVVIDGQVVKGDARRRGGLCANPVLLLDTRMKTTCLTDPIGGSASFYDTRVKVEKV, translated from the coding sequence ATGACCCTTAAAATCGGACGCAGGGAATTTTTAAAAACCTCAGCCTTGCTGGGCGGAGCAACCTTGCTGGCGGCTGAGGCCCCTTCTATGGCCGGCCAGAAAGGGAGTGCAGCGGCCGGCCCGAAGGGAACCTGGGATAGCCAGTACGACCTGGCCCAGGCCGAGAACATGGTTTACGGTGTCTGCCTGCAGTGTAATACCCAATGCACGCTAAAGGGCAAACTGAGTAATGGCGTCCTGGTCAAGCTGGATGGTAACCCCTACAGCCCGGTCAATTATTACCCCCAGATACCTTACAATACCTCCCCCGATGTAGCGGCCAAAATTGATGGCCGGCTTTGTCCCAAGGGCCAGGCCGGCGTCCAGACCCTCTACGATCCCTACCGCCTGGTCAAAGTGCTTAAACGTAACGGCCCCCGCGGTTCAAATAAATGGAAGACGATTTCCTTTGAGCAGGCCGTTAAAGAGATTGTAAACGGCGGTAAACTATTCGCCGATATCGGCGAAGATCGCGTCGTTCCCGGCTTTAAGGACGTCTTTGTGGCTAAAGACGCTGCCGTCTTTAAAACCCTGGCCGAAGATGCGGCGAAGGTAGCCGGGAAGGAAATGTCCCTGGCTGATTTTAAAAGCAAACACGCTGCCCATCTCGACCTCCTTCTTGACCCCAATCACCCAGACCTGGGGCCAAAAAACAATCAATTTGTTTTCATGGCCGGCCGTATTGAGCCTGGCCGCAGCGATTGGACCAAGCGTTTTGTTCTCAACAGCTTCGGTTCGGTTAACTGGTTCGAGCATACCACCATCTGCGAGCAGAGCCATCACGTCGCATACAAGTGGGCTACGGCCCAGTACAGCGATGGCAAATGGTCGCCGGGTCCGAACCACATGAAACCTGATTTTCGTTGGTCGCGGTTTGTCATCTTCTGGGGTACTGGTGCCTTTGAGGCCAACTTCGGTCCTACGCCTATGGCCGAACAAATTACCCGTGCCCTAACAGAAAAAGGCCTAAAAATAGCCGTAGTCGACCCGCGTTTTTCCAAAACGGCCGCCCACGCCAACTGGTGGATACCTGTTAAACCTGGAGGCGATCTGGCCCTGGCCCTGGGGATGATCCAGTGGATTCTGGCCAACGAGCGTTACGACGCCAGGGCCCTGGCCAATGCCAACCGGGCCGCGGCTGAACAGGACGGGGAAAAGTCGTGGACCAACGCCACCTGGTTGGTAAAAATAAATCAGGACGGCCAACCGGGTGCTTTCCTGCGGGCCGGCGAGGTCGGTCTGGCAGATGGCGATAAAGGCAAGAACCTCTTTGTCGTCTCGCGCAACGGTCGACTGGTGGCCGTTGATCCTGAGGATAAAGATAATCCTGTGGAAGGAGATCTCTTTGTTAGCGCCGAGATAAACGGTATAAAGGTCAAATCGGCCCTGACGATCCTAAAAGAAGAAGCTGCCTCCAAGAACCTGGATGAACTGGCTGCCGAGGCCGGGGTTCCGGTCCAGGCTATTATCGATCTGGCCCGGGAATTTACCAGTTACGGCAAGCAGGCCGCCATTGATTTCTATCGCGGCGCCGTCCAGCATACCAATGGCTATTACACGGCCCAAGCCATCATAATCCTCAATTTGCTTATCGGCAATGTAGACTGGCGCGGGGGCCTCACTACCGGCGGCGGTTCCTGGGCCGCCGGCGGGGGCAAGCCGGGTCAACCCTTTGACCTCGGTAAGATGCACAGCGGGAAGATAACCCCTTGGGGGATCAAGCTTACCCGTGAAGGCGCTTATTACGACCGCAGCACTTTGTTTAACGGTTTCCCGGCGGAAAGGCCATGGTATCCCCTGACTTCCGACGTGTATCAGGAAATAATCCCGGCGGCCGGGGCGGGTTATCCTTATCCCATAAAAATCCTCTGGCTGCATATGGGCACACCGGTCCTGGCGGCGCCGGCCGGGGCGGAACAGATTAAAATTTTATGCGATACCGAGCGCATACCGTTATTTATCGCCGACGATATTGTTATCGGCGAGACTTCCATGTATGCCGATTATATCTTCCCCGACCTCACTTATCTTGAGCGTTGGGCCTTTCTGGGGGCTCCGCCCTCCACGACTACCAAAACCACCAAGCTGCGCCAGCCCATCGCCGCCCCCATACCGGAAACGGTAAGGGTTTTCGGTGAGGAGATGCCGATCTCCGTGGAAGCGGTGATGCTGGCCATAGCGGAGGCTTTAGGGTTGCCGGGTTACGGCAAAGACGGTTTTGCGCCTGGCTGGGACTTTAAAAGACCGGAAGATTATTATCTCAAGGCGGCGGCCAACGTGGCCTACGGCGACAAGCCCGGCGATGAAGTCCCCGACGCCGACGACCGTGAACTGGCAGTTTTTAAAGCGGCACGCCGCCATTTGCCGCCGGCCGTATTTAATGAAGCCGCCTGGCGGCAGGCGGTGGGCGAAGACCGCTGGCGCAAAACCGTTTATGTCCTCAACCGCGGCGGCCGCTTTGAAGAGAGCACTGGCTCTGCCGGCAAATACGTCGAGCATCCCTTCGGCAAACTAATAAACCTTTATGTCGAGCCCGTGGCAACGACGCGGGATAGCATTACGGGCCGCCTATTCGGCGGCGTGCCCCGGTTGGAGCCGGTTAGCAACAGCGACGGAACGCCGGTAAAGGATGCGGATTATCCCCTGCAGCTCATTACCTTTAAAGAAATTTTCGGAGGGCAGTCCCGGACTATTGGCAACTACTGGGGACAGGTGGCCCTTTTACCGGAAAACTTTATCTTGATGCACCGCTCCGACGGTACCAGCCTGGGCCTGCGCGACGGCGACCTGGTAAAACTCGTCTCCCGGACCAACCCCGACGGCAAGCTGGACCTGGGCCCGGGCGGCGTCGAGGCGGTGCAGGGGAAGGTTAAACTGATCGAGGGCATTCGACCGGGTGTAATTGCCGTATCCTGGCATTACGGCCACTGGGCCTACGGCGCCCGGGACGTAGTTATCGACGGGCAGGTCGTCAAGGGCGACGCCCGACGCAGGGGCGGTCTGTGCGCCAATCCAGTGCTGCTCCTCGACACGCGGATGAAAACTACCTGCCTGACCGATCCTATCGGTGGCAGCGCCTCCTTCTACGATACGCGGGTTAAAGTGGAGAAAGTATAA
- the nrfD gene encoding NrfD/PsrC family molybdoenzyme membrane anchor subunit, translating to MKKISWIITIAALLVGAIGVYQYLVFGEQAAGYSSAVPWGLGVATYMLASGLSAGIYLLTSLVYICGVKELEPFRQVGLVAALSALLAALVAIGLDLGHLGRAWRIFISPNPHSPMAWMVWLYTIYFLLLILQLYFDSRGDSAPAPDAGTTEIPGDKRPGRYLAITGVLVALAFSGGLGALLGVVQARPYWSNPLLPVMFLVAALASGSALLIFVVAVVNPDQQDEETGRAINLLARIVVGLLVFYLLFELAEMLLGSYYLSPSHALPYQLILTGPNWWIFWVVHLVVGALIPVLLLVRGNITAKTAGWAGFLITLGFLGVRYNIVVPGLLAPPFTALPSAYSEPGLAYTYVPTLNEWLVVLFVLALGVFIFKLGIEYLPFSRRPDNAVTPPAHHVETGADLSRRYS from the coding sequence ATGAAAAAAATAAGTTGGATAATTACCATAGCAGCTTTACTGGTCGGCGCCATCGGGGTCTACCAGTATCTGGTTTTTGGCGAACAAGCGGCAGGTTATTCCAGCGCCGTCCCCTGGGGACTGGGAGTGGCCACCTATATGCTTGCCAGTGGTTTATCCGCCGGGATCTATCTCCTCACCAGCCTGGTTTACATTTGCGGCGTAAAAGAGCTGGAGCCGTTCAGGCAGGTGGGTCTCGTGGCGGCCCTGTCGGCTTTACTTGCTGCCCTAGTCGCCATTGGCCTGGACCTGGGACACCTGGGACGGGCCTGGCGGATCTTTATTAGCCCCAATCCCCACTCACCCATGGCCTGGATGGTCTGGTTGTATACTATTTATTTTCTCCTCCTCATACTCCAGCTTTATTTCGACAGTCGCGGCGATTCAGCACCAGCACCAGACGCAGGGACGACAGAGATACCTGGAGATAAGCGGCCGGGGCGTTACCTGGCTATCACCGGCGTGCTGGTAGCGCTGGCCTTCAGCGGCGGCCTGGGCGCTTTGCTAGGTGTGGTCCAGGCCAGGCCCTACTGGAGCAATCCTCTTTTGCCGGTTATGTTTTTAGTTGCCGCCCTGGCTTCCGGTTCCGCCTTGCTTATCTTTGTAGTGGCTGTGGTAAATCCCGACCAGCAGGATGAGGAAACCGGCCGGGCCATCAACCTCCTAGCCCGGATTGTTGTCGGGCTCCTGGTTTTTTACCTCCTCTTTGAACTGGCGGAAATGCTGTTGGGCAGCTACTACCTCTCCCCATCCCATGCCCTACCATACCAGCTCATCTTGACCGGTCCGAACTGGTGGATCTTCTGGGTCGTACATCTGGTGGTGGGAGCCTTAATTCCGGTGCTCTTACTGGTACGAGGCAATATCACAGCTAAAACCGCAGGTTGGGCCGGCTTTTTGATCACCCTGGGTTTCCTGGGAGTACGCTACAACATCGTTGTACCAGGTCTGCTGGCGCCGCCTTTCACAGCCCTGCCGTCCGCCTATAGCGAGCCCGGGCTGGCTTATACCTATGTACCCACTTTGAACGAATGGCTGGTAGTACTTTTTGTCCTGGCCCTGGGTGTATTTATCTTTAAGCTGGGAATAGAGTACCTGCCGTTCAGCCGTCGCCCGGACAACGCGGTAACCCCGCCGGCCCATCACGTGGAAACAGGCGCTGATCTGTCTCGTCGATACTCGTAG
- a CDS encoding ArsR/SmtB family transcription factor, protein MDRLQDLFKILADETRLRILLLLYHKELCVCEISNILQISQPKVSRHLAKLRDVGYVRDERQGQWIFYHLNIDDPLPKEILKTIISRIHEYPLASKDLERLSEMEKNNRLCERKNL, encoded by the coding sequence ATGGACCGTTTGCAGGATTTATTCAAAATCCTAGCCGATGAAACACGATTAAGGATCTTGCTGCTGCTATACCACAAAGAACTATGCGTCTGTGAAATATCCAATATATTACAGATTTCTCAACCTAAAGTTTCCAGGCACCTCGCCAAATTGCGGGATGTAGGGTATGTCAGGGATGAACGCCAGGGCCAGTGGATTTTTTATCATCTAAATATCGACGACCCGTTACCAAAAGAAATTTTAAAAACTATTATTTCCCGTATTCATGAGTATCCCCTGGCTTCAAAAGATTTGGAAAGGCTTTCGGAAATGGAAAAAAACAATAGATTGTGCGAGAGGAAAAATTTATAA
- a CDS encoding DUF2703 domain-containing protein codes for MVEKKGLLSMVFGRQGGSCCSIQIEEIPEGENQTSNNACCCASSSADPEKPEEKESHQRTIDIEFLYLDLDACTRCQGTGRNLDEALHEVAGVLEATGVKVNLKKIHVQTEEQALALGFVSSPTIRINGQDIQLDVRESLCESCGDLCGEDVDCRVWVYQGKEYTEAPKGMIIEAILKHVYGGGIEAPAEREPLKELPENLKRFFAAKRKKEEETAARNIGKQVATESCCGVSPASRCCN; via the coding sequence ATGGTGGAAAAGAAAGGATTGCTGTCCATGGTCTTTGGCCGGCAGGGAGGTTCTTGCTGTTCTATTCAAATTGAAGAGATTCCTGAAGGGGAAAACCAAACTTCTAATAACGCTTGCTGCTGCGCTTCTTCGTCAGCCGACCCGGAAAAACCCGAGGAAAAAGAGTCTCACCAGCGCACCATTGACATCGAATTTCTCTACCTGGACCTGGATGCCTGCACCCGCTGCCAGGGTACGGGGCGTAACCTGGATGAGGCCCTCCACGAAGTGGCCGGGGTTTTAGAGGCTACCGGGGTTAAGGTCAACTTGAAAAAGATTCACGTGCAAACGGAAGAACAGGCCTTAGCTCTGGGGTTTGTCAGTTCGCCTACCATTCGCATTAACGGCCAAGATATCCAGCTGGACGTGAGGGAAAGCCTCTGCGAATCCTGCGGCGACCTCTGCGGTGAGGATGTCGACTGCCGCGTCTGGGTATACCAGGGCAAGGAATATACCGAAGCCCCCAAAGGGATGATTATTGAGGCCATCTTGAAACATGTTTACGGCGGTGGGATAGAGGCCCCGGCTGAAAGGGAACCACTCAAGGAGTTGCCTGAGAATTTAAAGCGCTTCTTTGCCGCCAAACGCAAAAAAGAAGAAGAAACCGCTGCCAGAAATATTGGTAAACAGGTAGCAACAGAAAGTTGCTGCGGTGTTTCCCCCGCGTCAAGATGTTGCAACTAA
- a CDS encoding 4Fe-4S dicluster domain-containing protein — protein sequence MVDKEGREIREPVSRREFLVKTATSMVLGAVTLGALSRTPAYAGDTAAVPAAGSDSRATAVKEWPVNGDWENRIRRLEQDLERALGKPVEQRKWGMVIDLRRCVGCRACTVACKAENHLPPGVVYRPVMEEERGTYPEVQRRFLPRPCMHCEKPPCVAVCPVKATYKRPDGIVAIDYNRCIGCRYCLAACPYGARSFDSGRFYTQDTPLLEPYESEPALEYGKQWPRQKGRSPIGNARKCTFCLHRLQAGQLPACVTTCLGGATCFGDLNDPRSMVREWLAREGLMRLKEELGTEPQVYYLT from the coding sequence ATGGTGGACAAGGAAGGAAGGGAGATCCGGGAGCCGGTAAGCCGTAGGGAATTTCTCGTTAAAACGGCTACGAGTATGGTTTTGGGAGCTGTCACCCTGGGGGCCCTTTCCAGGACTCCCGCTTATGCTGGCGATACAGCAGCCGTACCTGCGGCCGGTTCCGATTCCCGGGCTACGGCTGTCAAAGAGTGGCCGGTTAACGGCGACTGGGAAAACAGGATCCGCCGCCTGGAGCAGGACCTGGAAAGGGCCCTGGGCAAGCCCGTGGAGCAGCGGAAATGGGGTATGGTAATTGATTTGCGCCGCTGTGTCGGCTGCAGGGCCTGTACGGTAGCCTGTAAGGCCGAAAACCACTTGCCACCGGGGGTCGTCTACCGGCCAGTTATGGAGGAAGAAAGGGGTACCTACCCTGAAGTACAGCGCCGGTTTCTGCCCCGGCCCTGCATGCATTGTGAAAAACCGCCCTGTGTCGCCGTCTGTCCAGTGAAAGCAACCTATAAAAGGCCCGACGGTATTGTAGCTATCGATTATAACCGTTGCATAGGTTGCCGTTACTGCCTGGCGGCCTGCCCCTATGGCGCCCGTTCCTTTGACTCCGGCCGGTTCTATACCCAGGATACGCCGTTGTTAGAACCTTACGAAAGCGAACCGGCGCTGGAATATGGCAAGCAGTGGCCGCGCCAGAAGGGTCGTTCACCCATAGGTAACGCCCGTAAGTGCACCTTTTGTCTGCACCGGTTACAAGCCGGCCAGCTACCGGCCTGTGTCACTACTTGCCTGGGCGGCGCGACCTGCTTTGGCGACCTCAACGACCCCCGGAGCATGGTGCGGGAATGGCTGGCCAGGGAAGGCTTAATGCGTTTGAAAGAGGAACTTGGTACGGAACCCCAGGTTTATTACCTGACCTGA